A section of the Citrus sinensis cultivar Valencia sweet orange chromosome 8, DVS_A1.0, whole genome shotgun sequence genome encodes:
- the LOC102608706 gene encoding uncharacterized protein LOC102608706 isoform X1, whose product MHSSILSFQLWLLYFFTIMSSFYVTATSFDIPRLSPIRETILQNFEILSSATISEDFQTFYYNQTLDHFNYRPESYSTFQQRYIINFKYWGGGADQSNAPIFAYLGAESPLDNAPSVIGFLTDNAPQFKALLVYIEHRYYGKSIPFGSREEALKNASTLGYFNSAQAIADYAEILLYIKQKYNATNSPVIVIGGSYGGMLAAWFRLKYPHVALGALASSAPILYFDDITPQNGYYSVVTKDFREASETCYETILNSWSKIDEVASHPDGLAILSNKFRTCRPLGDSYELKHYLRLMYAHAAQYNHPPDYPVSMVCGGIDGAAFGIDIISKIFAGVVAYKGNMSCYVNPPTNETETTVGWRWQRCSEMVMPIGTDNTTMFQPTPFNLSSFIDGCESLYGVSPRPHWVTTYYGGYDIKLILQRFASNIIFSNGLRDPYSSGGVLENISDNVVAIPTINGSHCLDILRANQSSDPDWLVTQRETEIEIIEGWISKYYADLKAIK is encoded by the exons ATGCATTCTTCAATTTTGTCATTTCAATTATGGCTTCTATATTTCTTCACAATTATGTCCTCATTCTATGTTACGGCAACAAGCTTTGACATTCCAAGACTTAGTCCAATCAGGGAAACAATTCTGCAAAACTTCGAAATTCTGTCATCAGCAACAATTTCGGAAGACTTCCAAACATTTTACTACAATCAGACACTCGATCACTTTAACTACAGGCCTGAAAGCTACTCAACTTTTCAACAAAGATACATCATCAATTTCAAGTACTGGGGTGGCGGTGCTGATCAATCTAATGCTCCAATCTTTGCATATCTTGGAGCTGAATCTCCCTTGGATAATGCTCCATCTGTCATCGGTTTCTTAACCGATAACGCCCCACAATTCAAGGCTCTCCTTGTATATATTGAg CATAGATACTACGGGAAATCAATTCCATTTGGATCAAGAGAAGAAGCTTTGAAAAATGCAAGCACTCTTGGCTATTTCAACTCTGCTCAAGCAATAGCAGACTATGCAGAGATCCTCCTGTATataaagcaaaaatataaTGCTACAAATTCTCCGGTGATCGTCATCGGAGGATCATATGGAGGAA TGCTTGCTGCTTGGTTTAGGCTAAAATATCCCCATGTTGCCCTTGGAGCCTTGGCCTCTTCAGCCCCAATCCTGTATTTTGATGACATCACTCCACAGAATGGATATTATTCTGTTGTCACCAAGGATTTTAGa GAAGCAAGTGAAACTTGCTACGAAACAATTCTAAATTCATGGTCAAAAATTGATGAAGTTGCTTCTCATCCTGACGGTCTCGCAATCCTCAGCAATAAATTCAGAACTTGCag GCCTTTGGGAGATTCTTATGAGCTCAAGCACTACTTGAGATTAATGTATGCTCATGCAGCTCAATATAATCATCCTCCAGATTATCCAGTAAGCATGGTCTGTGGCGGCATTGATGGGGCAGCTTTTGGAATTGATATTATAAGCAAAATATTTGCTGGTGTTGTTGCTTACAAAGGAAATATGTCATGCTATGTTAATCCACCCACTAATGAAACTGAAACCACCGTAGGATGGAGATGGcag AGATGCAGCGAGATGGTGATGCCCATTGGCACTGACAATACTACAATGTTCCAACCTACTCCTTTCAATCTGAGCAGCTTCATTGACGGGTGCGAGAGCTTGTATGGCGTCTCCCCTCGGCCACATTGGGTCACTACTTACTATGGAGGCTAT GATATAAAACTGATTCTCCAAAGATTTGCTAGCAACATTATTTTCTCCAATGGACTCAGAGATCCTTACAGCAGTGGCGG agTATTGGAGAACATATCAGATAATGTCGTCGCTATTCCTACCATCAATG gCTCTCATTGCTTGGATATTCTTCGAGCCAACCAAAGCAGTGATCCCGACTGGTTGGTCACGCAACGTGAGACTGAAATAGAGATCATTGAAGGATGGATATCTAAGTACTATGCTGATCTCAAagcaatcaaataa
- the LOC102623244 gene encoding uncharacterized protein LOC102623244, giving the protein MHSSIASFQWLLYIFTVISSLQVSATRFNIPRLSPTRGTILQNPEILSAIISEDFQTFYYNQTLDHFNYRPESYSTFQQRYVINFKYWGGGAGADANAPIFVYLGNEGPLDGDISIIGFLTDNAARFNALLVYIEHRYYGKSIPFGSREEALKNASTLGYFNSEQAITDYAEILLYIKEKFNARHSPVIVIGGSYGGMLATWFRLKYPHVALGALASSAPILYFDDITPQNGYYSIVTRDFREASETCYETIMKSWAEIEKVASKPDGLSILSKKFRTCKPLKDLYELEDYLELVYADAAQYNQPPKYPVNMLCGGIDGVALGIDNDILSKIFAGVVAYEGNMSCFVNPPTIETETTVGWRWQCVFKYLTCSEMVIPIGTDNTTMFQPAPFNLSSFIDGCESLYGVSPRPHWVTTYYGGYDIKLILQRFASNIIFSNGLRDPYSSGGVLENISDSVVAIPTINGSHCLDILGAKESSDPDWLVTQRETEIEIIEGWISKYYADLKAIK; this is encoded by the exons ATGCACTCTTCAATTGCTTCATTTCAATGGCTCCTATACATTTTCACGGTAATTTCCTCACTCCAAGTTTCTGCCACAAGGTTTAACATTCCAAGGCTTAGTCCAACCAGAGGAACAATTTTACAAAACCCAGAAATTCTTTCAGCAATAATTTCCGAAGATTTCCAAACATTTTACTACAACCAGACACTTGATCACTTCAACTACAGGCCTGAAAGCTACTCAACTTTCCAACAAAGATACGTTATCAATTTCAAGTACTGGGGTGGCGGTGCAGGTGCTGATGCGAATGCACCAATCTTTGTATATCTCGGTAATGAAGGGCCCTTAGACGGTGATATTTCTATCATCGGTTTCTTAACTGATAACGCCGCTCGATTCAATGCTCTCCTAGTATATATTGAG CATAGATACTATGGGAAATCAATTCCATTTGGGTCAAGAGAAGAAGCCTTGAAAAATGCAAGCACTCTTGGCTATTTCAACTCTGAACAAGCTATAACGGACTATGCAGAAATTCTCTTGtatataaaggaaaaatttaATGCTAGGCATTCTCCGGTGATCGTCATCGGGGGATCATATGGAGGAA TGCTCGCTACATGGTTTCGTCTAAAATATCCGCATGTCGCCCTTGGAGCCTTGGCCTCCTCAGCTCCAATTCTGTATTTTGATGACATCACGCCACAAAATGGATATTATTCTATTGTCACCAGGGACTTTAGA GAAGCAAGTGAGACTTGCTACGAAACCATAATGAAGTCATGGGCAGAGATAGAAAAGGTTGCTTCTAAGCCTGATGGTCTCTCAATCCTCAGCAAGAAATTCAGAACTTGCAA GCCATTGAAAGATTTATACGAGCTGGAAGACTACTTGGAGTTGGTGTATGCGGATGCGGCTCAATATAATCAGCCACCAAAGTATCCAGTTAACATGCTCTGTGGTGGCATTGATGGAGTAGCTTTAGGCATTGATAATGATATTCTTAGCAAAATATTTGCTGGGGTTGTTGCTTACGAAGGAAATATGTCATGCTTTGTTAATCCACCCACTATTGAAACTGAAACCACCGTAGGATGGAGATGGCag TGTGTATTTAAATATCTGACATGCAGCGAGATGGTGATACCCATTGGCACTGACAATACTACAATGTTCCAACCTGCTCCTTTCAATCTGAGCAGCTTCATTGACGGGTGCGAGAGCTTGTATGGCGTCTCCCCGCGGCCTCATTGGGTCACTACTTACTATGGAGGTTAT GATATAAAACTGATTCTCCAAAGATTTGCTAGCAACATTATTTTCTCCAATGGACTCAGAGATCCTTACAGCAGTGGCgg agTATTGGAGAACATATCAGATAGTGTCGTCGCCATTCCTACCATCAATG gCTCTCACTGCTTGGATATTCTTGGAGCCAAAGAAAGCAGTGATCCCGACTGGTTGGTCACGCAACGTGAGACTGAAATAGAGATCATTGAAGGATGGATATCTAAGTACTATGCTGATCTCAAagcaatcaaataa
- the LOC102621819 gene encoding uncharacterized protein LOC102621819, whose product MHSSIASFQWLLYIFTVISSLQVSAVRFKIPRLSPTRGTILQNPEILSATISEDFQTFYYNQTLDHFNYRPESYSTFQQRYVINFKYWGGGAGADAIAPIFVYLGAEEALDGDISVIGFLTDNAARFNALLVYIEHRYYGKSIPFGSREEALKNASTLGYFNSAQAITDYAAILLYIKEKYNARHSPVIVVGGSYGGMLATWFRLKYPHVALGALASSAPILYFDDITPQNGYYSIVTRDFREASETCYETIMKSWAEIEKVASKLDGLSILSKKFRTCKPLKDLYELEDYLELVYADAAQYNQPPKYPVNMLCGGIDGAALGTDNDTLSKIFAGVVASKGNKTCYVNPPINESETTVGYRWQRCSEMVMPIGIDNTTMFPPDPFDLSNYIDDCKKLYGVSSRPHWVTTYYGGYDIKLILQRFASNIIFSNGLRDPYSSGGVLEDISESVVAIHTVNGSHCLDILRANQDSDPDWLVMQRKAEVEIIEGWISKYYDDLKAVQ is encoded by the exons ATGCACTCTTCAATTGCTTCATTTCAATGGCTCCTATACATTTTCACAGTAATTTCCTCACTCCAAGTTTCTGCCGTTCGGTTTAAAATTCCAAGGCTTAGTCCAACCAGAGGAACAATTTTACAGAACCCTGAAATTCTTTCAGCAACAATTTCCGAAGATTTCCAAACATTTTACTACAACCAGACACTTGATCACTTCAACTACAGGCCTGAAAGCTACTCAACTTTCCAACAGAGATACGTTATCAATTTCAAGTACTGGGGTGGCGGTGCAGGTGCTGATGCGATTGCACCAATCTTTGTATATCTCGGTGCTGAAGAGGCCTTAGACGGTGATATTTCCGTCATCGGTTTTTTAACTGATAACGCCGCTCGATTCAATGCTCTCCTAGTATATATTGAG CATAGATACTATGGGAAATCAATTCCATTCGGTTCAAGAGAAGAAGCCTTGAAAAATGCAAGCACTCTTGGTTACTTCAACTCTGCACAAGCCATAACAGACTATGCAGCAATTCTCCTGtatataaaggaaaaatataatgCTAGACATTCTCCGGTGATCGTCGTCGGGGGATCATATGGAGGAA TGCTCGCTACATGGTTTCGTCTAAAATATCCGCATGTCGCCCTTGGAGCCTTGGCCTCCTCAGCTCCAATTCTGTATTTTGATGACATCACGCCACAAAATGGATATTATTCTATTGTGACCAGGGACTTTAGA GAAGCAAGTGAGACATGCTACGAAACCATAATGAAGTCATGGGCAGAGATAGAAAAGGTTGCTTCTAAGCTTGATGGTCTCTCAATCCTCAGCAAGAAATTCAGAACTTGCAA GCCATTGAAAGATTTATACGAGCTGGAAGACTACTTGGAGTTGGTATATGCGGATGCTGCTCAATATAATCAGCCACCAAAGTATCCAGTTAACATGCTCTGTGGTGGCATTGATGGGGCAGCTTTAGGCACCGATAATGATACTCTTAGCAAAATATTTGCTGGGGTTGTTGCTTCAAAAGGAAATAAGACATGCTATGTTAATCCACCAATCAATGAATCTGAAACCACTGTGGGATATAGGTGGCAG agatGTAGCGAGATGGTGATGCCCATAGGCATTGACAATACTACAATGTTCCCACCTGATCCTTTTGATCTAAGCAACTACATCGACGACTGCAAGAAATTGTATGGCGTTTCTTCTCGGCCGCACTGGGTCACTACTTATTATGGAGGCTAT GATATTAAATTGATTCTACAAAGATTTGCTAGCAACATTATTTTCTCCAATGGGCTTAGAGATCCTTACAGCAGTGGCGg GGTATTGGAGGACATATCAGAAAGCGTGGTTGCCATTCACACGGTCAATG GTTCTCACTGCCTGGATATTCTTAGAGCAAACCAAGACAGTGATCCAGATTGGTTGGTCATGCAGCGCAAGGCTGAAGTAGAGATCATTGAAGGATGGATATCTAAGTACTATGATGATCTTAAAGCAGTGCAATAA
- the LOC112497050 gene encoding prohibitin-1, mitochondrial-like: MILFMTEEYLLSGEATSAQLIGQAIAKNPAFITLRKIEAAREIAQTISKSSNKVYLNADELLLNHQEMKLDNSQ, encoded by the exons ATGATATTGTTTATGACAGAGGAATATCTTTTATCG GGAGAAGCCACCAGTGCTCAGCTGATTGGTCAAGCCATTGCCAAAAACCCAGCATTTATTACACTGAGGAAGATTGAAGCAGCTAGAGAAATTGCTCAGACTATCTCGAAGTCGTCCAACAAGGTTTACTTGAATGCAGATGAACTGTTGCTGAACCATCAGGAAATGAAGTTGGATAACAGCCAGTGA